The DNA window tgggcctccccgaatcgcgcccatatcagctgaacagactcggggtggagtctccattctccagggcgtaacagctgtcgtgagagcgcatcggctgcacgattgagcgtgcctgggacgtgaatggcgcgcagcgatttcagccgcgggtgactccagaggagcagacggcgggcgagctgagacatgcggcgagagcgcataccccccatgcggttgatatacgccgccgccgccatactgtccgtcctgaccagcacgtgttgccgctccagcaccggtaaaaagcggtggagagcgaggaacactgccaacagctctaggcgattgatatgccaatgcagctgggcacccttccagaggcccgcagccgcatgcccgcgacacacggccccccaacccgtgttggaagcgtctgttgaaacaacaacatggctggacgcctgtcctagaggcacaccggcctgtaggaacgagggatcgttccaagggctgagggcgcggcgacacagcgcagtaaccgagacccggtgtgtgcccgcgtgccatgcgcgtctggggacccgatcgtgaagccagtgctgaagtggtctcatatggagcaacccgagcggcgtgacggcggctgcggatgccatatgccccaggagcctctgaaagaacttcagtgggaccactagtttgctgtcgagctccctcagacagttcagcaacaggcgagcgcgttcctcggagaggtgcgctaccatggtgatcgagtccagctccatcccgagaaaagaaatcctctgcacgggggcgagtttgctcttttctcggttgacctgaagccccagtaggcggagatgccgaagcaccttgtccctgtgcataatcaattgctcccgcgagtgggctaaaatcagccagtcgtcgagataattgagtatgcgaatgcccgcgagccgaaggggcgctagggcaccctccgcgagtttggtgaagacccgcggagacagagagagcccgaaggggaggaccttgtactgccacgctcgaccctcgaacgcaaaccgcagaaattggcggtggcgtggaagaatggagacatggaaatacgcgtccttcaggtctatggctgcaaaccaatcccgaggacgaacgcattggagaatgcgcctctgcgtgagcattctgaacggcagcttgtgcagacagcggttcaaaacgcgcagatctaggattggccgtgacccaccgctctttttgggtacgatgaagtatgggctgtaaaacccactctccatctcggctggaggaaccggctcgattgcacccttcgccaggagggcagcaatctcctctcgcaagacaggggcggacagggggttgaccctggagaaatacacgcccgtaaacttggggggccgtttcgcgaactgaatcgcgtaaccgagtctgattgtgcgtatgagccaccgcgaggggctggcccgcgctaaccaggcaggcagagccctcgctaatggagtcatcgctacaatcgctgacgtaccagcggtggggcagcgcggagtgggtgtgctgatccgggaagcacgagggtcccgcggaagagctggaggagagcgattcgctctggctccgcaccctgactccggagagggggctggagggctgaggaaagggagaccgtccccccagcgctcgtgagccactggcgaagcacgtagagtctgcgagccggaaggcagcgcgtcccggactggcagaactcgtgcagtcacatccggggaagggaaaaagtgctcttttactgatgttttggtggcactgaaaagtaccgttgttatcggggccccgccctccagcggggaaagagcaagtttcctcttctccggatggcctgtctcagggacgcttcgcggtccgtttaccggacttaacggcgccctgggcaggaggggctgcctgctttcgaggtgaacgccgcgcccgcttggccggaggcgcaggcgggagcggggcagcactcgttggcgggcgccctcggcgaggaacagcggaggtggatggctcggcgggcggagcgggcttacggccacgccgatagatgacattgcccatcgcatccgactgctctttcaccgccttgaattcctgggtgaattcaccgacggtgtcgccgaacaggccagcctgggatatgggcgagtcaagaaagcgaactttgtcaacgtcgcgcatatcggccaggtttagccagaggtggcgttcctgaaccacaagtgtggacatcgtcctccccagcgcacacgcggcggacttagtagtccgaagagcatagtcggtcgcggtgcgcagctcatgtaataagcttgggttggacccgccctcgtgcagctcggccagcgcctgcgcttggtagcgctggtaggtggccatcgcgtgcaaagcagaagcagcctggcccgcagccttataagctctggctccgagggaggcagacaacctacaggctttggacgggaggcggggcaaaccccgccacgtagaggcgccgcgcggacaaagattgaccgcgatagcgcgctccactgacgggatcgcctcataccccctggcagctccgccatcaagggcggtgagggcggaggcactcgcagcacgggcagagaaaggtgccctccaggactgcgtgagcctactgtgcacttccgggaagaaggggacgagaggcttcgaaggcttcgccttctggtcctctacgtagcacccatctagtcggtccggccgcggagctgggggataaaccatctccaaccccacggccgaagcagcccgggaaagcacggctaacatgtccgctttaggatccgatttgacagcgctcacctgcccggagggggcgagcgggtccggatcttcgtcggacagtgaaagcccaccctccgatgccgcggaggacatctgatctccggtgtcagcgagtgtgagagctaccatctggttagacggatcactctcaccacccgaagcttggatggagcgccgtgaggagcgagaggtccgcgagcccgtgggcggcggattagctcccgctgaaaccctcagatctgcccgagcgcccgctgcttttttagagcaggaggcaactggggtggctcgctctcttgcgaaagttagccgcgatcttagctgtgcaacggtcatggcatcgcaatgacgacatgaaccgcccgcgagcaccgcattaacatgctggacccccaaacatgcaatgcagtgatcgtgtccatcatccggagacaggaaacccccgcatccagaaacgcacagtcggagcgccatcctgaaaaggacgtgctgcacgactgtgttgctcttttaggaaagttgcaactatacgcaccgctctggaggaccggacccaaagaaccgcaggcaagggagtaacccagctcgaccgtctgccaccgcgaagacccactctggaccgggagacacactcgttcgctctgaagtgctgatcagcaagaggaaccctcatcgactcactcagaaaggatctgaagcgaaaaggatggcgtctgctggcttcaggtgtgcttatatgctgagataattgcagatgtcgcacacctgcgcaagcttacgctgccaattaatttaattcattggcccgttcaatactctccagataagcggcttctgatccgaatcctcccattcatggcactgaagttccccaaccgaaggggaacagtgagttatccttctttcaccagctaactgagaacttggattaggtgagacactctcaatagttttatcagtattcagtcagttttagtttattaggaatacataaaacaaatagtctaatctgtcctgcagtgaatcaacccatcacaaatgctacaa is part of the Danio rerio strain Tuebingen ecotype United States chromosome 15, GRCz12tu, whole genome shotgun sequence genome and encodes:
- the LOC141377778 gene encoding uncharacterized protein, giving the protein MHRDKVLRHLRLLGLQVNREKSKLAPVQRISFLGMELDSITMVAHLSEERARLLLNCLRELDSKLVVPLKFFQRLLGHMASAAAVTPLGLLHMRPLQHWLHDRVPRRAWHAGTHRVSVTALCRRALSPWNDPSFLQAGVPLGQASSHVVVSTDASNTGWGAVCRGHAAAGLWKGAQLHWHINRLELLAVFLALHRFLPVLERQHVLVRTDSMAAAAYINRMGGMRSRRMSQLARRLLLWSHPRLKSLRAIHVPGTLNRAADALSRQLLRPGEWRLHPESVQLIWARFGEAQIDLFASPENAHCQLFFSLTEGSLGTDALAHSWPRGMRKYAFPPVSLLAQFLCKVREDEEQVLLVAPLWPNRTWISELSLLATALPWRIPLREDLLSQGQGTIWHPRPDLWNLHVWSLDARKT